The following proteins are encoded in a genomic region of Mycolicibacterium rutilum:
- the oxc gene encoding oxalyl-CoA decarboxylase, which produces MNVAASQQNSMTDGMHLLVDALQLNDVETIYGVVGIPITDVARLAQACGIRYIGFRHESAAGHAAAAAGFLTKKPGVLLTVSGPGFLNGMVAAANATVNCFPLVHIAGSSDRAVVDMRRGDYEELDQMTAAKPFVKASFRINRVQDIGRGVARAIRTAVSGRPGGVYLDVPAAVLAETIEAAAAAETLWRVADPAPAQHPAAERITDALALLASAQRPLIVLGKGAAYAQADDAIREFVESTGIPFLPMSMAKGLLPDDHPSSVAAARSLALAKADVVLLIGARLNWLLAQGEAPHWSPAAQFIQVDIDPGEFDSNHPIAVPLAGDIGSVIGDLNAGLERHPVSCPQLWQIELGEKRRTNDAKMATRLAQDPHPMGFYNALRAVRDVLADRPDVYVVNEGANTLDIGRNVLGMSVPRHRLDCGTWGVMGIGLGYAIAAAVESGKPVVAIEGDSAFGFSGMEVETICRYQLPVVIIILNNGGVYRGDGIDPAGTDPAPTVLAPRAHHEQVMTAFGGIGYHVTTPAELHTALQRALDAARPALIDCELAVTAGTESGHLTNLNPHSTVPLAPVS; this is translated from the coding sequence ATGAATGTTGCCGCATCACAGCAGAATTCCATGACTGACGGCATGCACCTGCTGGTGGATGCGCTTCAGCTCAACGACGTCGAGACGATCTACGGGGTGGTGGGCATCCCGATCACCGACGTGGCCCGGCTGGCTCAGGCCTGCGGTATCCGCTACATCGGATTCCGGCACGAATCGGCGGCCGGTCACGCCGCGGCCGCGGCGGGCTTCCTGACCAAGAAGCCCGGCGTCCTTCTCACCGTGTCGGGACCGGGGTTCCTCAACGGCATGGTCGCTGCGGCCAACGCCACGGTGAACTGCTTCCCGCTGGTGCACATCGCCGGCTCCAGTGATCGCGCCGTGGTGGATATGCGCCGTGGCGACTACGAGGAACTCGATCAGATGACCGCCGCGAAACCGTTCGTCAAGGCCAGCTTCCGGATCAATCGCGTGCAGGACATCGGACGCGGCGTGGCCCGAGCCATCCGCACCGCGGTCTCGGGCCGCCCCGGCGGCGTGTACCTCGACGTGCCGGCTGCAGTGCTGGCCGAGACCATCGAGGCCGCGGCTGCGGCCGAGACGCTGTGGCGCGTGGCCGACCCGGCTCCGGCGCAGCACCCGGCAGCCGAGCGAATCACCGACGCGCTGGCGCTGCTGGCTAGTGCGCAGCGGCCGCTGATCGTGCTGGGCAAGGGCGCTGCCTACGCCCAGGCCGACGACGCGATCCGCGAGTTCGTCGAATCCACCGGCATCCCGTTCCTACCGATGTCGATGGCCAAGGGCCTGCTGCCCGACGATCACCCGTCCTCGGTCGCCGCGGCGCGATCGCTGGCGCTGGCCAAGGCCGACGTCGTACTGCTGATCGGGGCGCGACTGAATTGGCTGCTGGCGCAGGGGGAAGCACCGCATTGGTCGCCTGCCGCGCAGTTCATTCAGGTCGACATCGACCCCGGCGAGTTCGACAGCAACCATCCGATCGCCGTCCCGCTGGCCGGGGACATCGGCTCGGTCATCGGCGATCTGAACGCCGGCCTTGAACGTCATCCGGTGTCGTGTCCGCAGCTGTGGCAGATCGAACTCGGAGAGAAGCGCCGGACCAACGACGCCAAGATGGCCACCCGCCTGGCGCAGGACCCGCATCCGATGGGGTTCTACAACGCACTGCGCGCCGTGCGCGACGTCCTGGCCGACCGACCCGACGTGTACGTCGTCAACGAAGGCGCCAACACCCTCGACATCGGCCGCAACGTGCTCGGCATGAGCGTGCCGCGCCACCGCCTCGACTGCGGCACCTGGGGAGTGATGGGCATCGGTCTCGGCTACGCGATCGCCGCCGCCGTCGAATCCGGCAAGCCGGTCGTGGCGATCGAAGGCGACAGCGCGTTCGGGTTCAGCGGGATGGAGGTCGAAACCATCTGCCGCTACCAGCTTCCCGTCGTCATCATCATCCTCAACAACGGCGGTGTATACCGCGGCGATGGCATCGACCCCGCAGGCACCGACCCGGCACCGACGGTGCTCGCACCCCGCGCCCACCACGAACAGGTGATGACCGCCTTCGGCGGCATCGGTTACCACGTCACCACCCCCGCCGAGCTGCACACCGCTCTGCAACGAGCACTGGACGCCGCAAGGCCCGCGCTCATCGACTGCGAACTCGCCGTCACGGCCGGCACCGAATCCGGACACCTGACCAACCTCAACCCGCACAGCACCGTCCCCCTGGCCCCCGTTTCCTGA
- the frc gene encoding formyl-CoA transferase — protein sequence MAATATAPLAGIKVIDFTGVQAGPACTQMMAWFGADVLKVERVTGGDVTRHQLRDIPNTDALYFTMLNSNKRSLAINTKTPEGLEVMEKLIREADVLVENFAPGAMDRMGLSWEHIHELNPRLIFGSVKGFNDESPWKDLKVYENVAQCAGGAASTTGFWDGPPTVSAAALGDSNTGMHLLIGLLTALLAREKTGVGQKVSVSMQDAVLNLCRVKLRDQERLEKVGYLEEYPQYPNGTFTDTVPRGGNAGGGGQPGWVLKCKGWQDDPNAYIYFTIQEQNWEKTCQAIEKPEWVDDPAYATATARQPHIFDIFADIEKWLADKTKYEAVGILRTFDVPCAPVLSMKEIAEDPALRASGTVVEVQQQGRGTFLTVGSPIKFSDYTPAITGAPLLGEHSTAVLSDLGYTADQIANFQVAHVIADPAEH from the coding sequence ATGGCCGCCACCGCAACCGCCCCGCTCGCCGGTATCAAGGTCATCGACTTCACCGGCGTGCAAGCCGGCCCAGCCTGCACCCAGATGATGGCCTGGTTCGGCGCCGACGTGCTCAAGGTCGAACGCGTCACCGGCGGCGACGTCACCCGCCACCAACTGCGCGATATCCCCAACACCGACGCGCTGTACTTCACCATGCTCAACAGCAACAAGCGCTCACTGGCCATCAACACCAAGACCCCCGAAGGTCTGGAGGTGATGGAGAAGCTGATCCGCGAGGCCGACGTGCTGGTGGAGAACTTCGCCCCCGGCGCGATGGACCGCATGGGGCTGTCCTGGGAGCACATCCACGAACTCAACCCACGCCTGATCTTCGGCTCGGTGAAGGGCTTCAACGACGAATCCCCCTGGAAGGACCTCAAAGTCTACGAAAACGTCGCCCAGTGCGCCGGTGGTGCCGCCTCCACCACCGGCTTCTGGGACGGTCCACCGACGGTCAGCGCGGCGGCCCTCGGCGATTCGAACACCGGCATGCACCTGCTCATCGGGCTGCTCACCGCGCTGCTGGCGCGCGAGAAGACCGGTGTCGGTCAGAAGGTGTCGGTGTCGATGCAAGACGCCGTGCTCAATCTGTGCCGGGTCAAACTGCGCGACCAGGAACGCCTCGAGAAGGTCGGCTACCTGGAGGAATACCCCCAGTACCCCAATGGCACGTTCACCGACACCGTGCCCCGCGGCGGCAACGCCGGCGGGGGCGGGCAGCCCGGCTGGGTGCTCAAGTGCAAGGGCTGGCAGGACGATCCGAACGCCTACATCTACTTCACCATCCAGGAACAGAACTGGGAGAAGACCTGCCAGGCGATCGAGAAGCCGGAATGGGTCGACGACCCCGCCTACGCCACCGCCACGGCGCGTCAGCCCCACATCTTCGACATCTTCGCCGACATCGAGAAGTGGCTGGCCGATAAGACCAAATACGAAGCCGTCGGCATTCTCCGCACCTTCGACGTGCCGTGTGCGCCGGTGCTGTCGATGAAGGAGATCGCCGAAGACCCCGCGCTGCGGGCCAGCGGCACCGTCGTGGAGGTGCAACAGCAAGGCCGCGGCACGTTCCTGACCGTCGGCAGCCCGATCAAGTTCTCCGACTACACCCCCGCCATCACCGGCGCTCCGCTGCTCGGTGAACACAGCACCGCCGTGCTGAGCGATCTGGGCTACACCGCCGACCAGATCGCGAACTTTCAGGTCGCACACGTCATCGCCGACCCCGCTGAACACTGA
- a CDS encoding DUF4331 family protein: MSHHLDSPLARQDIRLDITDLYVFRGEIGTVLVINVCHSLGGDIPAPGFHPEGMYEFKIDLDGDAIEDITYRVQFTDRDHDGRQYYTVRRLSGPDAADLDAVGPEVLAGTTGDTNVNAAGLRAWAGQASDPFWIEPDVLHAVGHAVQDGTTVQLGEWTPANATNLFADQTVYSLVLEVPDADLTPRAADDRIGVWAVATLGTDAGGWRPINRVGLPMIHPLFTQFDEQLGDDLNAGYPRDDYAVYGERVAGKLAAVIGAYGTATDPHAQARAVARRLFPNVLPYTVGTAAAFSFAEFNGRSLIDNAPDVMFTLAANTPITLGIGKESVKAALRSEFPYVPPLG, encoded by the coding sequence ATGTCACACCACCTCGACTCTCCACTTGCCCGCCAGGACATCCGGCTCGACATCACCGACCTCTACGTCTTCCGCGGCGAAATCGGCACGGTGTTGGTGATCAACGTCTGCCACTCCCTGGGCGGTGACATCCCGGCACCGGGCTTCCATCCCGAGGGGATGTACGAGTTCAAGATCGACCTCGACGGCGACGCGATCGAGGACATCACCTATCGCGTGCAGTTCACCGACCGCGACCACGACGGCCGGCAGTACTACACGGTTCGACGCCTCTCCGGACCGGACGCCGCCGATCTCGATGCCGTCGGCCCGGAAGTGCTGGCCGGCACCACAGGTGATACCAACGTCAACGCTGCGGGCCTGCGGGCGTGGGCTGGCCAGGCGAGCGATCCGTTCTGGATAGAACCCGACGTGCTGCACGCCGTTGGACACGCCGTCCAGGACGGCACCACCGTGCAACTCGGCGAGTGGACACCGGCGAACGCGACCAATCTGTTCGCAGACCAGACGGTGTACTCGCTGGTTCTGGAGGTGCCCGACGCCGATCTGACACCCCGCGCCGCGGACGACCGCATCGGGGTGTGGGCGGTGGCCACGCTCGGCACCGACGCCGGCGGCTGGCGGCCCATCAACCGGGTGGGCCTGCCGATGATCCATCCGCTGTTCACCCAGTTCGACGAGCAGCTCGGCGACGACCTCAACGCCGGTTACCCCCGCGACGACTACGCCGTCTACGGCGAACGCGTCGCCGGCAAGCTCGCGGCAGTGATCGGCGCCTACGGTACGGCCACCGATCCGCACGCCCAGGCCCGCGCCGTCGCGCGCCGACTGTTCCCCAACGTCCTGCCCTACACCGTCGGCACGGCGGCGGCGTTCAGCTTCGCCGAGTTCAACGGCCGCTCCCTGATCGACAACGCCCCCGACGTGATGTTCACCCTGGCCGCAAACACCCCGATCACGTTGGGCATCGGCAAGGAATCGGTCAAGGCCGCACTGCGGTCCGAGTTCCCCTACGTGCCCCCACTGGGCTGA
- a CDS encoding AMP-binding protein, with amino-acid sequence MTTTCSASHPAVCGPPRRWRLGDVLAETEASTPGRTALIVGADRRHISYRELSAAAGDLAAALRRRGLRRGNVVGLQTATSVHFVVALLAAARLGLIVAPHDPTLPGIEKHRRADLLGARATLVEGNVDDDGDCPDWPIVEGRLGLPTEVDAAMRPRTVESPPALTSADALIMATSGTSGSPKFVPWTHHNLAASLTSTASSYALSYSDSTVAVMPLFHGHGLVAGLLATLATGGSVLLPGAGRFSAHTFWDDVDAAEATWFTAVPTMLRILLDRAAVAGPDHCRNFGTLRFIRSCSAPLRADTITELESTFHAPVLGAYGMTETTHQAATVRPGDGDDTRLHTVGGPTGLTARIHRADGAETPAGAAGEIWLRGPTVTRGYLPVTPDARSQNALTFDGSWLRTGDLGVLDTAGRLIVTGRIKNLINRGGEKISPEHVEQVLAADPRIGEVAVVGIPDSTFGEQVAVAVVPSADTLTAEEITAYCRSRLTRHETPEVIEIVHQLPLTAKGDIDRVRLRALLSPTTDR; translated from the coding sequence ATGACCACCACCTGTAGTGCCTCGCACCCTGCCGTCTGTGGGCCGCCTCGACGATGGCGCCTCGGTGACGTCCTCGCCGAGACCGAGGCGTCCACGCCCGGACGCACCGCGCTGATCGTCGGAGCTGATCGTCGGCACATCAGCTATCGCGAACTATCCGCCGCCGCAGGCGATCTCGCCGCGGCACTTCGCCGCAGGGGGCTGCGCCGCGGCAACGTCGTCGGACTGCAGACCGCGACATCTGTACATTTCGTGGTGGCCCTGTTAGCCGCAGCACGGCTGGGACTGATCGTCGCCCCCCACGATCCCACGCTGCCCGGGATCGAGAAGCACCGCCGCGCCGACCTGCTCGGGGCGCGGGCCACCCTCGTCGAGGGCAATGTCGACGATGACGGAGACTGCCCGGACTGGCCAATCGTGGAGGGGCGACTCGGGCTGCCGACCGAGGTCGACGCCGCGATGCGGCCACGCACCGTTGAATCACCACCGGCGCTGACCTCGGCGGACGCGCTGATCATGGCCACCTCCGGCACCAGCGGAAGCCCGAAGTTCGTGCCGTGGACCCACCACAACCTGGCCGCGTCGCTCACCTCTACGGCATCGAGTTACGCACTGTCGTACAGTGACTCGACCGTGGCCGTCATGCCCCTGTTCCATGGGCACGGACTGGTGGCCGGCCTGCTGGCCACCCTGGCCACCGGCGGCAGTGTGCTGCTGCCCGGCGCCGGCCGGTTCAGCGCCCACACGTTCTGGGACGACGTCGACGCCGCCGAAGCCACGTGGTTCACCGCGGTACCCACGATGCTGCGCATTCTGCTCGACCGCGCCGCAGTTGCGGGACCGGACCATTGCCGAAACTTCGGCACACTGAGGTTCATCCGCAGCTGCAGCGCACCGCTGCGCGCCGACACCATCACCGAATTGGAGTCGACGTTCCACGCGCCCGTGCTGGGCGCCTACGGGATGACCGAGACCACCCACCAGGCCGCCACCGTTCGGCCCGGAGACGGGGATGACACCCGACTGCATACCGTCGGCGGCCCGACCGGGCTGACCGCGCGCATTCACCGCGCCGACGGCGCGGAAACCCCAGCCGGCGCTGCCGGAGAGATCTGGTTGCGCGGACCGACCGTCACCCGCGGCTACCTACCCGTCACACCCGACGCGCGGAGCCAGAACGCCCTCACCTTCGACGGTAGTTGGTTGCGCACTGGCGATCTCGGCGTGCTCGACACTGCAGGACGCCTCATCGTGACCGGACGCATCAAGAACCTCATCAACCGTGGGGGCGAGAAGATCTCCCCCGAACACGTCGAGCAAGTGCTCGCGGCCGATCCGCGGATCGGCGAGGTCGCGGTCGTCGGCATCCCCGACTCCACCTTCGGTGAACAGGTCGCCGTTGCCGTCGTGCCCAGCGCTGACACCCTGACCGCCGAAGAAATCACCGCCTATTGCCGGTCACGCCTGACCCGACACGAAACACCCGAGGTCATTGAAATCGTCCACCAACTCCCACTGACCGCCAAAGGCGACATCGACCGCGTGCGCTTGCGCGCCCTTCTATCGCCAACAACCGATCGATGA
- a CDS encoding YoaK family protein, protein MGARWSILAALLAFGSGALDVLALTHLGGVFASMMTGNLALMGFGIAHVDTAVLTHTGAAVAGYALGVGVGTRIAGIRPQRSSALPHAVTTALIVELIVLAAFSAGWAAGHVFGVSAPQLALLITAAVGMGLQSAAVRQLRVPLTTTYLTGTLTALIAGRAAAGPAKRVNMPDVAAVIAFLAGAAASGLTLTAAPAIAPLLCLCPLASVIVACGRRHPSHELPSRCGGGPHLRSGGQQGDTCSAHTTDGNPEQDQDR, encoded by the coding sequence ATGGGCGCCAGGTGGTCGATCCTCGCTGCGCTGCTGGCCTTTGGTTCCGGTGCACTCGACGTGCTGGCTTTGACGCACCTCGGCGGCGTGTTCGCCAGCATGATGACGGGAAACCTCGCGCTCATGGGGTTCGGCATCGCCCATGTCGACACCGCGGTGCTGACCCACACCGGTGCCGCTGTCGCTGGATACGCCCTGGGTGTCGGCGTGGGTACCCGCATCGCAGGGATACGGCCACAGCGATCATCGGCCCTGCCACACGCCGTGACCACGGCCCTGATCGTTGAGCTGATCGTGCTGGCGGCGTTCTCGGCCGGGTGGGCGGCTGGGCACGTCTTCGGAGTCAGCGCGCCGCAACTGGCGCTGTTGATCACCGCGGCCGTCGGTATGGGGCTGCAGAGTGCGGCCGTGCGGCAGTTGAGAGTCCCCCTGACCACCACCTATCTAACCGGGACGCTGACTGCGCTCATCGCCGGTCGGGCCGCCGCAGGTCCCGCCAAGCGGGTCAACATGCCAGACGTCGCCGCCGTGATCGCATTCCTGGCGGGGGCGGCTGCGTCAGGTCTCACACTGACCGCGGCACCGGCGATCGCGCCGCTGCTGTGCCTCTGCCCGCTGGCCTCGGTGATCGTCGCCTGCGGGCGTCGGCACCCGTCACATGAGCTGCCGTCGCGGTGTGGGGGTGGGCCCCACCTGCGGTCTGGAGGTCAGCAGGGGGACACATGTAGTGCCCACACGACAGACGGCAACCCGGAGCAGGACCAGGATCGATGA
- a CDS encoding NAD-dependent formate dehydrogenase — protein sequence MAKVLLVLYPDPLTGYPPAYARDSIPVLHGYPDGQTLPTPSSIDFTPGHLIGCVSGELGLRTFLEAAGHQLVVTSDKEGPDSVFDRELPDADVVISQPFWPAYLTADRIAKAPRLKLAITAGIGSDHVDLDAAIQRGITVAEETYSNSISVAEHTVMQILALVRNFVASHRWVEQGGWNIADCAQRAYDLEGMDVGIIAAGRIGLAVLRRLAPFSVNLHYTKTHRLDRAVERELNLTYHPDTASLARNVDVVSIHAPLHPQTYRLFDAAMLASMRRGAYIVNTARAEIVDRDAIVAALTDGHLAGYAGDVWYPQPPPTDHPWRSMPHNAMTPHVSGTTLSAQARYGAGTREILEAWLSGKPIRQEYLIVDGGHLAGVGATSYTVDGTTSPGSGH from the coding sequence ATGGCCAAGGTCCTGCTCGTGCTGTATCCCGATCCGCTGACCGGGTATCCGCCGGCGTACGCCCGCGACAGCATCCCCGTCCTGCACGGCTACCCCGATGGCCAGACGCTGCCGACACCCTCGTCGATCGACTTCACCCCCGGCCACCTCATCGGGTGTGTCTCCGGCGAGTTGGGGCTGCGAACGTTCCTCGAAGCCGCCGGGCACCAACTTGTGGTGACATCGGACAAGGAGGGCCCGGACTCGGTGTTCGACCGCGAACTGCCCGACGCCGACGTCGTGATCTCCCAGCCGTTCTGGCCGGCTTACCTCACCGCTGATCGAATCGCCAAGGCCCCCCGGCTCAAGCTTGCGATCACCGCCGGCATCGGCTCGGACCACGTCGACCTCGACGCGGCGATTCAACGCGGGATCACCGTGGCCGAGGAAACGTACAGCAACAGCATCAGCGTCGCCGAACACACCGTCATGCAGATCCTGGCGCTGGTCCGCAATTTCGTGGCCTCCCACCGATGGGTTGAGCAGGGCGGATGGAACATCGCCGACTGCGCTCAACGCGCCTATGACCTGGAAGGGATGGACGTCGGCATCATCGCCGCCGGACGGATCGGGCTGGCGGTGCTGCGCCGACTCGCACCGTTCTCGGTGAACTTGCACTACACCAAGACCCACCGCCTTGATCGTGCCGTCGAACGCGAACTCAACCTGACCTATCACCCCGACACCGCGTCGCTGGCCCGCAACGTCGACGTGGTGTCAATCCACGCCCCACTACATCCGCAGACCTACCGGCTGTTCGACGCGGCCATGCTGGCCTCGATGCGGCGCGGCGCGTACATCGTCAACACAGCACGCGCCGAGATCGTCGACCGTGACGCCATCGTCGCGGCGCTCACCGACGGCCACCTGGCCGGCTACGCCGGCGACGTGTGGTACCCGCAACCGCCGCCGACCGATCACCCCTGGCGCAGCATGCCCCACAACGCGATGACACCCCACGTCTCCGGCACGACACTGTCTGCGCAGGCCCGCTACGGCGCGGGCACCCGCGAGATCCTCGAAGCCTGGTTGAGCGGCAAACCGATTCGCCAGGAGTACCTCATCGTCGACGGTGGCCACCTCGCCGGAGTCGGGGCCACCTCCTACACCGTCGACGGCACCACCAGCCCCGGCAGCGGGCACTAG
- a CDS encoding sigma-70 family RNA polymerase sigma factor: protein MSFPPTTADNATARRQIGAPPMNPLRRTRAPDDPPSAEWLLCDLNQLYTGAVYLTLEATRAEALVEHTVAAGLTDPKWCLLRPDRREIWLRALMNELHDATAAPSEDGAITTAAYHVGCAPDVLTHAQLAVIEALPSAAIREALLTLPQALRMALYYGDVEGRPGEVVAEIMAKPCRLVRLYQCRGRLALAHLLWTSVQRAGVRQL from the coding sequence ATGTCGTTTCCGCCGACAACAGCGGACAACGCGACGGCTCGTCGCCAGATTGGAGCGCCGCCGATGAACCCCCTACGTCGCACCCGTGCGCCGGACGACCCACCGTCGGCCGAATGGCTCCTGTGTGACCTCAACCAGTTGTACACCGGCGCCGTGTATTTGACGTTGGAGGCCACCCGCGCCGAAGCGCTCGTCGAACACACGGTAGCAGCAGGACTCACCGATCCCAAGTGGTGTCTTCTGCGGCCGGACAGAAGAGAGATCTGGCTTCGTGCACTCATGAACGAACTGCACGACGCCACCGCTGCTCCATCCGAAGATGGCGCCATCACCACGGCCGCGTACCACGTCGGTTGTGCACCAGATGTTCTCACCCATGCCCAGCTGGCGGTAATCGAAGCCCTTCCCAGCGCAGCGATACGAGAGGCATTGCTGACGCTTCCGCAGGCGCTTCGGATGGCGCTGTACTACGGCGACGTTGAGGGCAGGCCAGGCGAGGTGGTGGCTGAAATCATGGCCAAACCGTGCCGACTGGTGCGTCTGTATCAATGCCGCGGACGCCTCGCTCTGGCACACCTGCTGTGGACGTCCGTCCAACGT